The following are encoded in a window of Chloracidobacterium sp. genomic DNA:
- a CDS encoding glycosyltransferase family 4 protein: MTRRLLHFVEESYGGAADYAHAQSNALADLGIEVHLLTTPNYPLRPDARYHRRPELLELRPAQPLPTRAQRATRFAYVKLTNYRRLAACIRREGFQQVLIGSFGEYLAPVWSPWLCKLAREGVVFGAVVHDPVRDYIVGPRWWHRWSVAAAYAPLREVFVHEATTLDTGGQAFVARVTVVPHGVYDYPAPARSRSETRRALGIPESATLFLAFGNIRDGKNLDLFLRALAQTRDDFPDAHLLVAGDVRSAGQKPVAYYQTLAAELGLAARCRWRIGDIAPEETAELLTAADVMVLTYARAFRSASGVLALAAHYRVPCLAAGGDGPLRRAVADYGLGVWCAPNDVNALVAGLKRWRATPPTPRWEDYRADHSWAVNAQRVAERLFELQAERFAE; encoded by the coding sequence ATGACGCGCCGGTTGCTGCACTTTGTTGAAGAAAGCTACGGCGGCGCGGCCGACTACGCCCATGCGCAATCGAACGCGCTGGCGGATCTCGGCATTGAGGTGCATCTGCTGACGACGCCGAACTATCCCCTACGTCCCGACGCGCGCTATCACCGCCGGCCGGAACTCCTTGAGCTGCGTCCGGCGCAACCCTTGCCGACGCGCGCGCAACGGGCGACGCGATTCGCCTACGTGAAGCTGACGAACTACCGGCGACTGGCGGCCTGCATTCGGCGCGAAGGTTTTCAGCAGGTTCTCATTGGGTCATTTGGCGAGTACCTTGCACCGGTGTGGTCGCCGTGGCTGTGCAAGTTGGCGCGTGAAGGCGTTGTGTTTGGCGCGGTCGTTCACGATCCGGTTCGGGATTACATCGTCGGCCCGCGCTGGTGGCATCGGTGGTCGGTGGCGGCGGCCTATGCGCCGCTCCGGGAAGTGTTTGTCCACGAAGCGACGACGCTTGACACGGGCGGGCAAGCGTTCGTGGCGCGCGTCACGGTCGTACCGCACGGCGTTTACGATTATCCCGCGCCGGCTCGGTCGCGCAGTGAAACGCGGCGGGCGTTGGGCATCCCCGAATCGGCGACGTTGTTTCTGGCGTTCGGCAACATCCGCGACGGCAAAAACCTCGACCTCTTTCTGCGGGCGCTGGCGCAGACAAGGGATGATTTTCCCGACGCGCACTTGTTGGTTGCGGGCGACGTACGGTCGGCCGGGCAGAAGCCGGTTGCTTATTACCAGACGTTGGCGGCGGAACTTGGTCTGGCTGCACGCTGCCGCTGGCGAATTGGGGACATTGCGCCGGAGGAAACGGCTGAGCTATTGACGGCGGCCGATGTTATGGTGCTGACCTACGCGCGCGCGTTTCGCTCGGCCAGCGGCGTCTTGGCGCTCGCGGCGCATTACCGCGTTCCGTGCTTGGCGGCGGGCGGCGACGGGCCGTTGCGGCGGGCGGTGGCGGACTACGGACTTGGGGTATGGTGCGCGCCGAACGATGTCAATGCGCTGGTCGCTGGTCTGAAGCGATGGCGGGCGACGCCGCCGACGCCGCGCTGGGAGGACTACCGCGCTGATCATTCGTGGGCGGTCAACGCGCAGCGGGTGGCGGAGCGCCTGTTTGAGCTACAAGCGGAACGGTTTGCGGAATAA